In Chlorobiota bacterium, the sequence TTCCCGCAGGGAGCGGGACCATCACCCTTGCTGCCAACGGCGGCAACGGCGCAACCATTGCCGGAACGATGCTTCGGGAAGCACGATTGAGCGGAGAGGTGCTGGCAAAGGACGCAAAGGAACATCAGGCCACGGCAGAGTTTCTGGTCACGGATTCGATGCCGATGCCGTTCAATCCATTTGCGCAGGGGAATCGCCAGGCGGTGGCGGGGGAACGATGAAGATGCCCAAGAAGTGAATCAATGGGCCGGCAGCGAACGAACGCTGCCGGCCCATTTTTTTTGATGGAGAGGTGATGGATGCGCATTTACATGCGGACTTTCACCCCGAACCGGCTGAACAAGTAGGTTGGCTTTCCGGTGGTGTTGGGGATTGCGTCCATCAGCGAGAAGCCCGCGCCCAACTCGCCAAATACCGTGTATCCGCCCCGCAACGCCGCTTGCACCCCGAAGCCTGCTTCGGGGGATATCATCAACCCCAGTTTGTCATCGCCGCCATCGTATTCCACCAGCGTTCCTTCTCCATTGGCGTAGGTGTAGTTGGCGGGGCGGAGGATCGTCTGGCGGTACTGCTGCTGAACCGAAATCGGAAGCGCAATGTTCAAAGCCCCGTGCAAGTAGATGCTGTGGAACCCAACGAAATACTGAATGCCGGGCGTTAGCATCAGGTAAGCAACGGTGCGGTGAAGTTGGAATTCTTCGGCCAGCGGGGTTCCGTCGGGGGCAAAGCGGGGAAGGGAATCGGGAAGGTAGCCGAAGGCATCGGCGCGCCAGAAATCCAAGCCGACGCGCCCGGTAAGATGCCAGCGATTTTCCAGCAACATCGCCCCATGGACCCCAAACCCGTAGGCCGGCGCGCCATCCGCCGCGTTCAGCGGAACCAGGTTGTTGAATGGTGCGGTTTGGGCCGGGATGGTGGCGTTGTGGTCCACCACCGAGTAGCGCACATATCCCCCCAGATAGAGGTCCTCCGAGAAATCGCACGATTCATCCGGCCCAACAACCGTTGCCACCAGCGAGTCGCCAATGCGGTCGTAGCGGATGCAAAGGGTTTGCTGGGTGATGTTCCCCGCACGGTCCCGCAAACGGAACCGAGCGTAGCTGTTTTGCTTCCGATCGGTCACTGCTATTTGCAGCGGAACTTGCGGCGTTCCAAAGGCAAATGTCGGGATCGTCACGGCAAGGTTCTCCTTCTCCAGAAGGGTGATTTCTGCAATCCCCAAATCGTTCACACGGTCGTCGCGGACAACGGCGCGGAGGGTGGCCAAGCGGTTATCCACCGTAGCATCCAACGAAGGGGGGATCGTGTCGGGGGCTTGAACCACCTGGACCATGGACTGCCCGCCGCCGTTGCCGTAGGCGTCGTAGGCCGCCCCCCCAGCACCCTCGCCAAAACCGAAGCCGTAACTGTACAAACCAAATGCCTGCGAGCACTCCACCGTGTGGGTTCCATAATCAACCTCCACCTGCGAAAAGGAGTAGCGGCTTATGCCGAAGGGGCGGAACTGGCGTGGGTCCAATGCGCGCCCGTCTAACCGCAGGGTGTGCAACGCATCGGTCGGGACAATCAGGTTCACGTAGTGCCGCCATTGCCCTTGGATTGGCGTGGCAAAGCGATACTTGGGAAGGAACTGTTCGGTGGGGGCAACTACAATCATCATCGGGTCGCCGACGCTGTCGCCATTGGCAAACCCTTTGGAGTATTGGGCAACAAGGATCGGCTTGTTGCTGGTAAGCATCGTCTG encodes:
- a CDS encoding IgGFc-binding protein; the encoded protein is MLHSIHNLRQASSALAIGERFLAQWIVRLLLLVALPVLAVAQVRPPDSIRIGGTTEGREFWVVFQKNFRDWTPDEATGSLKKAEPLELHLFITSSKRAQGTIEIEGIRFRKDFTVNAGQVIAISIDTAAQLRASDKAQKLAVHITSDEPISVYGLSHRYQTTDTYLAYPVDVLGTSYRAVGYGWLANDLVSQIAIIGTEDETTITVTPTTPIGRDSPRKPPYPKGKPFQITVNRGEVYPLLAHYNVLSTSDLTGTLIEADKPVAVFSGHNCAYVPDNNIKACNLLVEQLPPIRSWGRQFFVGTMAGRTSSVVRAVATEDSTLVYENNQLVARLKPGEFYQNSNQTQQTMLTSNKPILVAQYSKGFANGDSVGDPMMIVVAPTEQFLPKYRFATPIQGQWRHYVNLIVPTDALHTLRLDGRALDPRQFRPFGISRYSFSQVEVDYGTHTVECSQAFGLYSYGFGFGEGAGGAAYDAYGNGGGQSMVQVVQAPDTIPPSLDATVDNRLATLRAVVRDDRVNDLGIAEITLLEKENLAVTIPTFAFGTPQVPLQIAVTDRKQNSYARFRLRDRAGNITQQTLCIRYDRIGDSLVATVVGPDESCDFSEDLYLGGYVRYSVVDHNATIPAQTAPFNNLVPLNAADGAPAYGFGVHGAMLLENRWHLTGRVGLDFWRADAFGYLPDSLPRFAPDGTPLAEEFQLHRTVAYLMLTPGIQYFVGFHSIYLHGALNIALPISVQQQYRQTILRPANYTYANGEGTLVEYDGGDDKLGLMISPEAGFGVQAALRGGYTVFGELGAGFSLMDAIPNTTGKPTYLFSRFGVKVRM